Proteins encoded by one window of Burkholderia plantarii:
- a CDS encoding tetratricopeptide repeat protein, which translates to MSYHDEQESIESVKAWWARWGDLTTWILTAVLVVAAAWNGWNYWQRHQAAQASGLYEAVQQAVSSGDKAKIARAASDMEDKYGRTAYAQMTALAAAKGLYMAGDTAGAKAQLQWTIDHAQDDAYKQIAKLRLASLLLDEKAYDAGLALLNGTPDDGFKGLVADRRGDLLAAQGKRGDARTAYQLALDSLPKGDASVRQLVQFKLDALGS; encoded by the coding sequence ATGAGCTACCACGACGAACAAGAATCGATTGAAAGCGTAAAAGCATGGTGGGCCCGCTGGGGTGACCTGACGACCTGGATCCTGACCGCCGTGCTCGTCGTGGCAGCCGCCTGGAACGGCTGGAACTACTGGCAGCGCCATCAGGCGGCCCAGGCCTCCGGCTTGTACGAGGCCGTGCAGCAGGCCGTCAGCTCCGGCGACAAGGCGAAGATCGCCCGCGCCGCGTCGGACATGGAGGACAAGTACGGCCGCACCGCGTATGCGCAGATGACCGCGCTCGCGGCCGCGAAGGGGCTGTACATGGCCGGCGACACGGCCGGCGCGAAAGCGCAGCTGCAGTGGACGATCGACCACGCGCAGGATGACGCCTACAAGCAGATCGCGAAGCTGCGCCTGGCCTCGCTGCTGCTCGACGAGAAAGCCTACGACGCGGGCCTCGCACTACTGAACGGCACGCCGGACGACGGTTTCAAGGGCCTCGTTGCTGATCGCCGCGGCGATCTGCTCGCCGCGCAGGGCAAGCGCGGTGACGCGCGCACCGCGTACCAGCTCGCGCTCGATTCGCTGCCGAAGGGAGACGCGTCCGTGCGTCAGCTCGTGCAGTTCAAGCTCGACGCGCTCGGCAGCTGA